actgttaatttagggttctttaatctttaatttgcaatttcaatgtcctcttaatttcagttttatcatgtgttagtttcaattgctagggtcttaaggaagccttaacttgctatcatgtctgatgtgaatatgcattcttgaatgttaaaaatgtttaggagataatcactttggcatgtctgcaaattgctctcacagtggatgccatgtatccactgtagttagaatatctctatgtggacatagccaccaatcatgctaaaccagaccatgttgagccttagactagttatacttagccagataactagtgctttggagcaatgtcttattggggatgatttctctagtggagaaacttcttagacatagggcaaaccacatcttaacccatgtcatcacaagaacaagaatgtagtcattgaatacatggtgtaggttagtggtggaattagtgatcctaactcccttcatctgctttgtttgctttcaccactgctcacccactgcctatgacctttggtcactgtcactgtttttgttacattgccttatttctttctgctttgctcactcatcatcttcactgccctgttcactgcctcttggctttgcttttctctttactgccttctcatttttctcactgcactgtcactgccatttagcttaggaatcttcatgaacacacccaagtccctgtggacaaaccctttcttactccacctatctacaacaaccctgtatacttgcaggtgaagttgtaggttcttttaaaaccacaccaagtgttgaaggcgcttttgctgaaataacaagagcatgggaatcacataaataacatcaaataaggcaataaaaaagatcaatttcatcaaaactcataaagaagaaaaaagaaaactaaccttgatggatccatggaaaacaatagcagggagattgtttcgaagaaaattacgaactatgaagatctgcagaagaaatagtatgaagatgaagaagaacttaaaaagattgaagaagaaagaagaaaagttacaataatggaatttgcagaagaacgatgaagttgcagagaaaataaaaagaaagaaaaagagagtgagaaggaatatatatagagggaatttctcctcgagaaagtAAACACGATTAATATGGAAAGATATAAGCAACGGTttttaatacggaaagatatatagagggaatttctcctcgagaaagtAAACACGATTAAAAAGCAActgttacaaaagacgtgtcgagaaatagatggaagaaagaatacgtgtgataaatgcagaatatgaagaggagaacagctgcgacatttctcacatcattatctacttcgcaaaaaaaatatgagaagaggcaagatgtaggatcagaatctcgcaacgacaatatttcagcgaaattatcaacaacacaatacaacagcgtcgcagaaaaatttcaggaagaatataataaatgacgtcagctaagatcacgagaaagatgtgatagtcatgcgaaaattagagagcttgcgaaattaatatttgtaaagttgtgagaatgtcgcagatcatacccgaaaataaaggacagattagctgtcatccactatgtatttccctataaatagtcgttcaagttgtaaagaaaagagaaagatcttttttgagtaagaaataagtaaataggagagagaaagtctagagcagagatcattcttgatttctttatcttttcttgtaagaacattcaaagattgatcaataaaattaagagtgtaaacctaaaaatgagttgattaataatgaaatcatatgaggggtgtagtgtaggatttcctgcaactacaatttcATCTCAAAAAATATAGTTCAATATCAGatgttcattcttcttcttctctgagttATGAACATCATCTCTTCCTACTGATTGTTTCACCATCAACACACGACACCTGATCAATTGATCTTTCCTGTAATTACATCACCACCACAAACCCATCTTCGATTTCCTCCATTGCGTTACACCATCACAGGAAATCAACCAACACAGCTTCATCTTATCTCAAGCTGCTACCACCATCAACTCGGCACTAATCTCAATAACATGCAGTACCCATTCTTCAATCATCTCAGATCCCCCAATTTCCATCCATATTTGTTATAATCATTTACAATTCTCGAGCAGctattgttcttcttcttcaatttgttaTAATCATCTGGAAATAGACCAAAAGTTCGCATCTGTCCGTACCATTAAGATCAATTAGTCAAACTCAAACCCCAAATTTGGATGAAATCAAACATCAAGAAATCATAACCCTAATCAAAACTCTATTTCAGCAATTTAAGATAAATAAACAAAAACCCctaatcaaaaaccctaattcatcaACTCAACATTAAGAAATAGAAACCtttaccaaaataaaataaaatccctaAACACAGTTTCATCACGATCTTAATTTCAATTTTATTGAAATAATTGAAGAAGGAgatgttgatgatggtggtggcggtgatggtggtggtgaagaaaaATGTGGCAGTGATGATGAATCTAATAGAGAATCAGcgatggagaagaaagaacaaTGATTTTTCTGTTCTTCAGTTTTGAGAAAGAGAATAAGAAAGAATAGTCGATTCTCTAACTCAGTAACTCGATAGATAAATGATGTGAATACCTAAAATCGACGGACGCGATAACTTCTAATTAACAGATCTACGACTAATACACACCGGTCCTTATGGTCCGGTTCTAGTCCGGTCCCTCCCCAAAACCGGTCCCTGTACCTGGTCTATCCCGGTTCTCAAAATGCAGTACCGGTCCCTGTATCGGCTATACCGGTTTCGGTACGGTTCCGGTCCGGGTTTCCGGTTCCAGTCCGGTACATGTATTCttaaccggttcttgtgcagccctaggtgCGGGACAACATTGCTCaaagaataataagaagaaaacatTATggaactcatttttttttttttttcaccagAAGACATTTTCTCTCCATCTCATCTACACTACTACACTCTACACAATTCTATTATCCCAGAGGACCCAGACTACCCAACCCTTCTTCGACTCTCCATGCTTTCATTTTATTATCGTAAATCCTTCTCTAgtatctttttctttctctctctagtCTCTACAGTTTACTGACTACCGTCTTTCAGTTCTCACTCCACTTTCTCATTTCTTTCTCTCATGATTGCATTTGCATTAACTGCTTAAAACAGTTCCGCAATTTCTGCATTCCAAATTATTATCCTGTTCCAAAAACCCGCTTATTCAATGAATCAATACCCcttcaaatatatatattttttaaaaattcaattggaAATTTTGAGTCTAAAATTGACGTAGAATTGTCTCATTTGTGTGTTAAAAAGGCCCAGAAATCAGCTTTAAATCATCCATTGTCGAAATTCATGGGACAAAACTAATAATGTTGGTGATAAGATTTCTTAACCTCAAACCCTTCCATAATCACATGTAAAACTAATAATTTTGGTGAAAAAACAAAACCAGGTTAACCTGAAATTACACAAATTCTTACAACATAAGCCTAAGCATTCGGGCTGCGAAACTGCTTCTCCTCTACCAGTAGATAGGGGCCGCTTTTACACCCCCATGTGTCGTATATCCACCACAAATTCCATCCTCACCCTACCCACCAGGAAAAATAGGGGATCCGTTTTAAAATTGAGCCACTACAAAATTGACACATAGTGGTGTATTTTTTACACCCGTAGATAAGAAGCATTTTCGGGTCGAAGCTGTTAAACATGACAGCATACTACGTACTTACTCTAGAACTAAAGAAAAGAGTACAAGATATATATAGATGATTGATGGGTTGAGGTTGAACATACAACCTGTACACAAACAGTACAGTCAGGTGGCAAGGTCCAACCTCCCCTATATTCCATCTTCATATCCATAATTTGAGTACCCCCCACAAAAATGGAACTACTATTACAGCAACAAACTTCAACTGGAAGTGTCACTATGCTGTTGAGGTACCAACCATACCAGATAACAAACCTAACTATATAAACTAACTCAAACACGAAGGACAGAAGTAAACCACAAGCATCACAATTCACAACCCCACCACAGTTCCATACGGCCATACCCCCCAACCTTTTTGATAGAAGTCGAACAAACTTTTGCTCCTCTTATAGCCTTGTACCATCAATTATCATTTTGATGGATGTCGTTGGCCACAAAACCTCCCAACTGTGGATTCTTCTACCAATCCACCAGATCCATCACGGTAAGGACTGAAACACCGTGGTAACAGTTCATCCGATTCACACTCAAAATAGCTACTCAGGAAATGTGTTACCAATGCTTCCTTTCCCTGCACAACATTGAGCTATGATGAATGTTTCAAATTTCTTCTATAATCAAccttttcagttcacgtatcATACCCCAATAACAAGAGAAAGTAATCAAGAgaaacattaattaattaaggCTGAGGGTTTAAAGTTGTGAACATttatcaacattttttttttgttttgctttttctTCACAGTTCATCATTACCTGATATTTTGCGTCTGTGACTTGACAAATCTTTTTTGATTGAAATACTCCCCACTTGTAGTTGTTCAAGAAAAGGCGTAATCTCTTAGCACCAGTAGAGTTTGTCATATTAACAAAGGCATAGCCCCTGTTAAACCCTCTCCTGCCAAAACAAAAAATTTGTGAAAAGTATTTGATGATGAATTAGAATTTAGAAGATttgattggaaaaaaaaaaggtaacattaaattAACATACTCAAAATCTATTGGGAGGTATAAGAAATCAAAG
This is a stretch of genomic DNA from Papaver somniferum cultivar HN1 chromosome 1, ASM357369v1, whole genome shotgun sequence. It encodes these proteins:
- the LOC113329790 gene encoding protein terminal ear1-like, with amino-acid sequence MKMLLPSKKTVEETSDANDQIDNNTTLMIRNIPSKYTRQMLTNLLEDHCKEANEMRATDQSEELSAFDFLYLPIDFERGFNRGYAFVNMTNSTGAKRLRLFLNNYKWGVFQSKKICQVTDAKYQGKEALVTHFLSSYFECESDELLPRCFSPYRDGSGGLVEESTVGRFCGQRHPSK